In Campylobacter showae, the genomic stretch CTGCTCGTGCGCGATGAGCTCTAGCCTTTGCCTCTCCTCGCCAGCGCCCGCTATCACAATTTTCCACTCTTTTAAAAGCTCTTTATCGACTAGGCTCATAGCCTTTAAAAATACGTCGCAACCTTTAAGCGAGATGAGACGGCCGACGAAAAGGATGATATTTTCCTTCGGCAAGCCCTGCTTTTTGGCTTCAAACATCGGATTGTACATCACGGTTTTATTTTTTACGAAGCTATAGTATTCGTAGTCCTCTTTTGTTAGCACCGTGAGTCCGCTAGCTAACGGATAGAGCATACGGCGTAAAAACAGCCAGCCGCGCCCTTTGAAAAAATCGGCGCTTGAATGCTCGCTGATAAAAAGCGGCTTGTTTATAAATAAATTCGACAAAATCACGTTGATATTCGTGCTATCCATCGAAGAGATAACGACGTCAAAGCCGCCGTTTTTGATCAAATTTCGCTGATAAAAAAACTTTTTCACGCGCCTGATTAAATTTGCGAAAAAGCCCTTTTTTACCATCGGGAAAGGCAGATCGATCAGCTTTATCCTCTCGTCCAGCTCGTAAAACGGCGGTTTGGTGTCAAATTTTAAAAGCGTTACGTCGTGAAATTTCGCAAAATAGCTCGCTAACAAGCTCATCACGCGCTCGGCGCCGCCTGCTTGCAGGGTCGAAATTATAAATAAAACCTTCATTCTCTCTCCAAA encodes the following:
- a CDS encoding glycosyltransferase, producing MKVLFIISTLQAGGAERVMSLLASYFAKFHDVTLLKFDTKPPFYELDERIKLIDLPFPMVKKGFFANLIRRVKKFFYQRNLIKNGGFDVVISSMDSTNINVILSNLFINKPLFISEHSSADFFKGRGWLFLRRMLYPLASGLTVLTKEDYEYYSFVKNKTVMYNPMFEAKKQGLPKENIILFVGRLISLKGCDVFLKAMSLVDKELLKEWKIVIAGAGEERQRLELIAHEQLHLDAEFIGQTSDVASLYERAKILVSSSKTEGLPNVLIESVFFSCARVATATSGAKELIEDGKDGFLVPIDDVKALGSKIELLMRDEELRQELVKNANERKNAFKTDQIYQKWMDFITQNIKN